The Halobellus sp. MBLA0158 genome has a window encoding:
- a CDS encoding NOB1 family endonuclease — MQVLDSSAFIHEYHTTDDIASIPMVREELEGEASYRYDADEGSGMHVHIPAAGTVEKIQRAARETGDSDTLSETDVRLLAAAFELDATLVTDDYAMQNVADHVDVAVKIIAREGISEKREWTFQCQGCGREFEENRDRCPICGTELARKNPA, encoded by the coding sequence ATGCAGGTTCTCGATTCTTCGGCGTTCATCCACGAGTACCACACCACAGACGACATCGCGTCCATTCCGATGGTCCGGGAGGAACTGGAAGGCGAGGCCTCCTACCGCTACGACGCCGACGAGGGGTCCGGAATGCACGTCCACATCCCCGCGGCAGGGACCGTCGAGAAGATCCAGCGCGCGGCCCGCGAGACCGGAGACTCCGATACGCTCTCGGAGACCGACGTCCGCCTGCTCGCGGCCGCGTTCGAGCTCGACGCCACGCTCGTCACCGACGACTACGCGATGCAGAACGTCGCCGACCACGTCGACGTCGCGGTGAAGATCATCGCCCGCGAGGGCATCTCCGAGAAGCGCGAGTGGACCTTCCAGTGTCAGGGGTGTGGCCGCGAGTTCGAGGAGAACCGCGACCGCTGTCCCATCTGCGGCACCGAACTGGCGCGGAAGAACCCGGCCTGA
- the pan2 gene encoding proteasome-activating nucleotidase Pan2, whose translation MSRSPSLPDRPRLDLDPEMSEAERLAAIRQHYERLVSVNDELDERLSEATDRQEELREEVEKLKRRNETLKTSSLYLATVEELTDDGVVIKQHGNNQEVLTEASPHLDSELEAGDRVAINDSFAIQQILDDETDSRAQAMEIDDSPEVAYEDIGGIDDQVREVREAVEDPLKSPEMFEEVGVDPPSGVLLYGPPGTGKTMLAKAVANETDATFIKMAGSELVRKFIGEGSRLVRDLFDLAAEREPAVIFIDEIDAVASKRTDSKTSGDAEVQRTMMQLLSEMDGFEERGEVRIMAATNRFDMLDEAILRPGRFDRLIEVPKPDVEGREHILRIHTREMNVADDVDFGEIAASLEDYSGADIAALATEAGMFAIRDGRTEIRREDFDDAYEKIEDADEQTTIPGPTTYQY comes from the coding sequence ATGTCCCGGAGTCCGTCGCTCCCAGACCGGCCGCGTCTGGACCTGGATCCAGAGATGTCGGAAGCCGAACGCCTCGCGGCCATCCGCCAGCACTACGAGCGCCTCGTCTCGGTCAACGACGAGCTCGACGAACGCCTCTCGGAGGCGACCGACCGCCAGGAGGAACTGCGGGAGGAAGTCGAGAAGCTCAAGCGCCGCAACGAGACGCTGAAGACCTCCTCGCTGTACCTCGCGACCGTCGAGGAACTGACAGACGACGGCGTCGTGATCAAACAGCACGGCAACAATCAGGAGGTCCTCACTGAGGCGTCGCCGCACCTGGACTCCGAACTGGAGGCCGGCGACCGCGTCGCGATCAACGACTCCTTCGCCATCCAGCAGATCCTCGACGACGAGACCGACTCCCGCGCGCAGGCGATGGAGATCGACGACTCGCCCGAGGTGGCCTACGAGGACATCGGCGGCATCGACGACCAGGTGCGGGAGGTCCGCGAGGCCGTCGAGGACCCGCTGAAGAGCCCCGAGATGTTCGAGGAAGTCGGCGTCGACCCGCCCTCCGGCGTCCTGCTGTACGGCCCTCCGGGCACGGGCAAGACGATGCTTGCGAAGGCCGTCGCCAACGAGACCGACGCGACGTTCATCAAGATGGCTGGCTCCGAGCTCGTCCGGAAGTTCATCGGCGAGGGCTCGCGGCTGGTCCGGGACCTCTTCGACCTCGCGGCCGAGCGCGAGCCCGCGGTGATCTTCATCGACGAGATCGACGCCGTCGCCTCGAAGCGGACGGACTCGAAGACCTCCGGCGACGCGGAGGTCCAGCGGACGATGATGCAGCTGCTCTCGGAGATGGACGGCTTCGAGGAGCGCGGTGAGGTCCGGATTATGGCCGCGACGAACCGCTTCGATATGCTCGACGAGGCGATCCTCCGGCCGGGGCGCTTCGACCGCCTCATCGAGGTCCCCAAGCCCGACGTCGAGGGCCGCGAGCACATCCTCCGGATCCACACCCGCGAGATGAACGTCGCCGACGACGTCGACTTCGGCGAGATCGCGGCGTCGCTGGAGGACTACTCCGGCGCCGACATCGCCGCGCTGGCGACCGAGGCGGGGATGTTCGCCATCCGCGACGGCCGCACCGAGATCCGCCGCGAGGACTTCGACGACGCCTACGAGAAGATCGAGGACGCCGACGAGCAGACGACCATTCCGGGTCCGACGACCTACCAGTACTGA
- a CDS encoding deoxyuridine 5'-triphosphate nucleotidohydrolase, whose protein sequence is MFRSGSFVAEHIDPVTDDQVQPNGVDLTLGDVLEPAAPGYVGREGKTVGARESISPVDAGDVDADDDVVSGADVFALDPGGYILQYAETIAIPDGHVGFLYPRSTLMRNSCMLNTAVWDAGYEGRGEGLLQVHHPVRLERGARVAQLVLAEADHAGVYDGDYQRERLEE, encoded by the coding sequence ATGTTCCGCTCCGGCTCTTTCGTCGCCGAGCACATCGACCCCGTCACCGACGACCAGGTACAGCCGAACGGCGTCGACCTCACCCTCGGCGACGTCCTCGAACCCGCCGCTCCCGGCTACGTCGGTCGGGAGGGCAAGACCGTCGGCGCGCGCGAGTCGATCTCGCCCGTCGACGCCGGCGACGTCGACGCGGACGACGACGTCGTCTCGGGCGCGGACGTCTTCGCGCTCGACCCCGGCGGCTACATCCTCCAGTACGCGGAGACGATCGCGATCCCCGACGGTCACGTCGGCTTCCTCTACCCGCGCTCGACGCTGATGCGGAATTCGTGTATGCTCAACACGGCCGTCTGGGACGCGGGCTACGAGGGCCGTGGCGAGGGGCTGTTGCAGGTCCACCACCCGGTCCGGCTCGAACGCGGCGCGCGCGTGGCCCAGCTCGTCCTCGCGGAGGCGGACCACGCGGGCGTCTACGACGGCGATTACCAGCGCGAGCGGCTCGAAGAGTAG
- a CDS encoding aconitate hydratase: protein MGQTLTEKILDDHLVEGDLEPGEEIGIEIDQVLAQDTTGTMVWLQFEALELDEVQTELAAQYCDHQTYQFDFKNTDDHRFLRSAAGTYGAYFSRPGNGICHNVHKENFAAPGKTLLGSDSHTPTPGGLGQLAIGAGGLDISVAMGGGAYYVEMPEVVNVRLEGELPEWSSAKDVILEMLRRLSVKGGVGKVFEYTGPGVETLSVPERTTITNMGTELGATSSIFPTDEKTKDYLARQGREDEYVELSPDEDAEYADEIVIDLSEIEPLVAKPSMPDNVVPVREVAGESVEQVIVGSCTNGGYEDILPAAKMLEGRQVDMKTEMIVAPGSKQASEILAREGWTAEMMAAGVNFSEATCGACIGIGHVPASDSVSVRTFNRNFEGRSGIEDDSVFLASPEVAAAAAIKGELVDPRDLAEELGDLEAPGVELPDEYDGSKTDIIEPEEAVDDELVKGPNIGSAPIGEPLEADIEGEVLLKMEDNITTDHIIPATSDILKYRSNIEKLSEFTLSRVDDTFAQRALDADGGVLVAGENYGQGSSREHAAMCPQFLGIEAVLAQSFARIHKANLFNFGIVPLAIDEETYADIDQGDDVEIVTDVAEAVASGETEFTIRVNDDWEATAELDASERERRILEAGGKLRLTKEQYSEDSGGAAPADD from the coding sequence ATGGGACAGACGCTCACGGAAAAGATTCTCGACGACCACCTCGTCGAGGGCGACCTCGAACCCGGAGAGGAGATCGGGATCGAGATCGATCAGGTTCTCGCACAGGACACCACCGGAACGATGGTCTGGCTCCAGTTCGAGGCGCTCGAACTGGACGAGGTACAGACGGAACTGGCCGCGCAGTACTGCGACCACCAGACGTACCAGTTCGACTTCAAGAACACCGACGACCACCGCTTCCTGCGGTCGGCCGCGGGCACCTACGGCGCGTACTTCTCCCGTCCGGGCAACGGCATCTGCCACAACGTCCACAAGGAGAACTTCGCCGCGCCCGGGAAGACGCTGCTCGGTTCGGACTCCCACACGCCGACCCCCGGCGGCCTCGGCCAGCTCGCGATCGGCGCCGGCGGCCTCGACATCTCCGTCGCGATGGGCGGCGGCGCCTACTACGTCGAGATGCCGGAAGTCGTCAACGTCCGCCTCGAAGGCGAGCTCCCCGAGTGGTCCAGCGCGAAGGACGTCATCCTCGAGATGCTGCGCCGGCTCTCGGTGAAGGGCGGCGTCGGCAAGGTCTTCGAGTACACCGGTCCGGGCGTCGAGACGCTCTCGGTCCCCGAGCGGACGACGATCACCAACATGGGCACCGAGCTCGGCGCGACCTCGTCGATCTTCCCGACCGACGAGAAGACGAAGGACTACCTGGCGCGCCAGGGCCGCGAAGACGAGTACGTCGAGCTCTCGCCCGACGAGGACGCCGAGTACGCCGACGAGATCGTCATCGACCTCTCGGAGATCGAGCCGCTCGTGGCGAAGCCGTCGATGCCCGACAACGTCGTGCCCGTCCGCGAGGTCGCGGGCGAGTCCGTCGAGCAGGTCATCGTCGGCTCCTGTACGAACGGCGGCTACGAGGACATCCTCCCGGCCGCGAAGATGCTCGAGGGTCGTCAGGTCGACATGAAGACCGAGATGATCGTCGCACCCGGCTCGAAGCAGGCCTCGGAGATCCTCGCCCGCGAGGGCTGGACTGCCGAGATGATGGCGGCCGGCGTCAACTTCTCGGAGGCGACGTGTGGTGCCTGTATCGGCATCGGCCACGTGCCCGCCTCCGATTCGGTCTCGGTGCGGACGTTCAACCGCAACTTCGAGGGCCGCTCGGGCATCGAGGACGACTCGGTCTTCCTCGCCTCGCCGGAGGTCGCCGCCGCCGCGGCGATCAAGGGCGAACTGGTCGACCCCCGCGACCTCGCGGAGGAGCTCGGCGACCTCGAAGCGCCCGGCGTCGAACTCCCCGACGAGTACGACGGCTCGAAGACGGACATCATCGAGCCCGAGGAGGCCGTCGACGACGAACTCGTCAAGGGCCCCAACATCGGGAGCGCACCGATCGGCGAGCCGCTCGAAGCCGACATCGAGGGTGAGGTCCTCCTGAAGATGGAGGACAACATCACGACCGACCACATCATCCCCGCGACGTCGGACATCCTCAAGTACCGCTCGAACATCGAGAAGCTCTCGGAGTTCACGCTCTCGCGCGTCGACGACACGTTCGCACAGCGCGCGCTCGACGCCGACGGCGGCGTCCTCGTCGCCGGCGAGAACTACGGCCAGGGCTCCTCGCGCGAGCACGCGGCGATGTGCCCGCAGTTCCTCGGCATCGAGGCCGTCCTCGCGCAGTCGTTCGCCCGCATCCACAAGGCGAACCTCTTCAACTTCGGGATCGTCCCGCTGGCGATCGACGAGGAGACCTACGCGGACATCGACCAGGGCGACGACGTCGAGATCGTCACCGACGTCGCCGAGGCCGTCGCCTCCGGCGAGACCGAGTTCACGATCCGCGTGAACGACGACTGGGAGGCCACCGCCGAACTCGACGCCTCCGAGCGCGAGCGCCGCATCCTCGAAGCCGGCGGCAAGCTCCGCCTCACCAAGGAACAGTACAGCGAGGACAGCGGCGGCGCGGCGCCCGCCGACGACTGA
- a CDS encoding DUF5810 domain-containing protein, producing MGYACPVCETPQQDARHLANHLAFTAMVHGDEHEAWLDEHVPDWSELGEADLGPEVAELAPEADYDQVFEDTAHAHGHEHDHGHDHRHGGVDPASAAAAGQGSLDEETQRILAEARELTAEMLDDEDDGADTVETDESDTEE from the coding sequence ATGGGATACGCCTGTCCGGTCTGCGAGACGCCCCAGCAGGACGCCCGGCACCTCGCGAACCACCTCGCCTTCACCGCGATGGTCCACGGCGACGAGCACGAGGCGTGGCTCGACGAGCACGTCCCCGACTGGTCCGAGCTGGGCGAGGCCGACCTCGGGCCCGAGGTCGCGGAACTCGCTCCCGAGGCCGACTACGACCAGGTGTTCGAGGACACGGCGCACGCGCACGGACACGAGCACGACCACGGGCACGATCACCGGCACGGCGGCGTCGATCCCGCGTCCGCGGCCGCGGCTGGCCAGGGATCGCTGGACGAGGAGACCCAGCGGATACTCGCCGAGGCGCGGGAGCTGACCGCGGAGATGCTCGACGACGAGGATGACGGAGCCGATACGGTCGAGACGGACGAGTCCGACACCGAGGAGTAA
- a CDS encoding DUF6276 family protein: MAARCPDCDRTLVSVEVPPALREFAPEDAAVVGSCPRCLRTVALGDADVDADADVNADTDPAPEIHHDAADLPDAIPDGDGSVAVVLLLGLLDALATNRAAIQALVDHAERGGADVFLTLDRLAADSDVDPHADLGRRRQQLESLLGY; this comes from the coding sequence ATGGCCGCTCGCTGCCCCGACTGCGACCGCACGCTCGTCTCCGTCGAGGTCCCGCCGGCCCTGCGGGAGTTCGCCCCCGAGGACGCCGCCGTCGTCGGGAGTTGCCCGCGCTGTCTCCGGACGGTCGCGCTTGGCGACGCCGACGTGGATGCGGACGCCGACGTGAATGCCGATACAGATCCGGCCCCCGAGATCCACCACGACGCCGCCGACCTCCCGGACGCCATCCCCGACGGCGACGGCAGCGTCGCGGTCGTGCTCCTCCTCGGCCTGCTCGACGCGCTCGCGACGAACCGGGCGGCGATTCAGGCGCTCGTCGACCACGCCGAGCGCGGCGGCGCCGACGTGTTCCTGACGCTGGACCGACTCGCCGCCGACAGCGACGTCGACCCGCACGCCGATCTGGGGCGTCGCCGCCAGCAGTTGGAGTCGCTGCTCGGGTACTGA
- the prf1 gene encoding peptide chain release factor aRF-1: MSTDAEEVNEDRRKYEFRKVIEELKDYEGSGTQLVTIYIPEDKQISDVVAHVTQEHSEASNIKSKQTRTNVQDALTSIKDRLRYYDTYPPENGTVIFSGAVDAGGGQTDMVTRVLDSPPEPIQSFRYHCDSNFLTEPLEEMLTDKGLFGLIVLDRREANVGWLKGKRVEPVKSASSLVPGKQRKGGQSAQRFARLRLEAIDNFYQEVAGMANDLMVAKRHEIDGILVGGPSPTKDEFLDGDYLHHELQDLVAGKFDVSYTDESGLYDLVDAAQDVLADQEVMKDKAQMEEFFKQLHNGEKATYGFGPTRKNLMMGAVDRLLLSEDLRSDVVVYECPNGHEQYEVVDQRHDDPGHVCTECGEEAEKTDRDDVIEHLMEIAEQRGTETKFISTDFEKGEQLYDAFGGVAGILRYSTGV; this comes from the coding sequence ATGAGTACCGACGCCGAAGAAGTAAACGAAGACCGCCGGAAGTACGAATTTCGGAAGGTCATCGAGGAACTCAAAGACTACGAGGGTTCCGGCACGCAGCTCGTCACGATCTATATCCCCGAGGACAAGCAGATCTCCGACGTCGTCGCCCACGTCACCCAGGAGCACTCCGAGGCCTCCAACATCAAGTCCAAGCAGACCAGAACGAACGTCCAGGACGCGCTCACGTCGATCAAGGACCGCCTGCGCTACTACGACACCTACCCGCCGGAGAACGGCACCGTCATCTTCTCCGGCGCGGTCGACGCCGGCGGCGGCCAGACCGACATGGTGACCCGGGTGCTCGACAGCCCGCCCGAGCCGATCCAGTCGTTCCGCTACCACTGCGACTCGAACTTCCTCACAGAGCCCCTAGAGGAGATGCTGACCGACAAGGGCCTCTTCGGCCTGATCGTCCTCGACCGCCGCGAGGCCAACGTCGGCTGGCTGAAGGGCAAGCGCGTTGAGCCCGTCAAGTCCGCGTCGTCGCTGGTCCCCGGCAAGCAGCGGAAGGGCGGTCAGTCCGCCCAGCGGTTCGCCCGCCTGCGCCTGGAGGCCATCGACAACTTCTACCAGGAGGTCGCGGGGATGGCCAACGACCTGATGGTCGCCAAGCGCCACGAGATCGACGGCATCCTGGTCGGCGGCCCCTCGCCGACGAAAGACGAGTTCCTCGACGGCGACTACCTCCACCACGAGCTCCAGGACCTCGTCGCCGGGAAGTTCGACGTCTCCTACACCGACGAGTCCGGCCTCTACGACCTCGTCGACGCCGCCCAGGACGTCCTCGCCGACCAGGAGGTGATGAAGGACAAGGCCCAGATGGAGGAGTTCTTCAAACAGCTCCACAACGGCGAGAAGGCCACCTACGGGTTCGGGCCGACGCGCAAGAACCTGATGATGGGCGCGGTCGATCGCCTCCTCCTCTCGGAGGACCTCCGCTCCGACGTCGTCGTCTACGAGTGTCCGAACGGCCACGAGCAGTACGAGGTGGTCGATCAGCGTCACGACGATCCCGGCCACGTCTGTACCGAGTGCGGCGAGGAGGCCGAGAAGACCGACCGTGACGACGTGATCGAGCACCTGATGGAGATCGCCGAGCAGCGCGGCACCGAGACCAAGTTCATCTCCACGGACTTCGAGAAGGGCGAGCAGCTGTACGACGCCTTCGGCGGCGTCGCCGGGATCCTGCGGTACTCGACCGGCGTCTAG
- a CDS encoding pyruvoyl-dependent arginine decarboxylase, with translation MNTIRVVRGVGDAATKMASYDAALADANVHNYNLVPVSSVVPADATVEEVGTAPDLGPAGERLTVVEARATTGGVGTVSAALGWATGPGPGLFYEAAGEDPAAVRRSVVVGLASGRDLREWEFVDEQVTVTTADADGEGYTTAVTLAVYGDSEPIF, from the coding sequence ATGAACACCATCCGAGTCGTCCGCGGCGTGGGCGATGCGGCCACGAAGATGGCCTCCTACGACGCCGCCCTCGCGGACGCGAACGTCCACAACTACAATCTGGTCCCCGTCTCCTCTGTCGTCCCCGCCGACGCCACCGTCGAGGAGGTCGGCACCGCGCCCGACCTCGGCCCCGCCGGCGAGCGGCTCACCGTCGTCGAGGCCCGCGCGACGACCGGCGGCGTCGGCACCGTCTCGGCGGCGCTCGGCTGGGCGACCGGTCCCGGTCCGGGGCTCTTCTACGAGGCCGCCGGCGAGGACCCCGCGGCCGTCCGCCGGAGCGTCGTCGTCGGGCTCGCATCCGGGCGCGACCTCCGCGAGTGGGAGTTCGTCGACGAGCAGGTGACGGTGACGACCGCCGACGCCGACGGGGAGGGCTACACCACGGCGGTCACCCTCGCGGTGTACGGCGACAGCGAGCCGATCTTCTGA
- a CDS encoding PRC-barrel domain-containing protein encodes MPDELAENLSGKEVMTSNGTYIGVLHNIQMDLKTGAIGDLFVSPFDDVSIDQHRFETTQDDGEEKFSIPVSRVKSVDDCVVVQQ; translated from the coding sequence ATGCCGGACGAACTCGCGGAGAACCTCTCCGGGAAGGAAGTGATGACCTCGAACGGGACGTACATCGGCGTCCTCCACAACATCCAGATGGATCTCAAGACGGGCGCGATCGGCGACCTCTTCGTGTCGCCGTTCGACGACGTCAGCATCGACCAGCACCGCTTCGAGACGACCCAAGACGACGGCGAAGAGAAGTTCAGCATCCCAGTCTCGCGCGTCAAGAGCGTCGACGACTGCGTCGTGGTCCAACAGTAA
- the rimI gene encoding ribosomal protein S18-alanine N-acetyltransferase: MLDVLAIERASFSDPWPYAAFESVLDAPAFLVAVRTTSDGTEEILGYVVGDVMPNHGRDIGHIKDLAVRPDARGEGLGRRLLREALLSLSLSGAVVVKLEVREGNDPARSLYREEGFEPTRRVPNYYNDGEDALILVTEVGE, encoded by the coding sequence CTGCTGGACGTGCTCGCGATCGAGCGGGCGTCGTTCTCGGATCCCTGGCCCTACGCGGCCTTCGAGTCCGTCCTCGACGCGCCCGCGTTCCTTGTCGCGGTCCGAACGACGAGCGACGGGACCGAGGAGATCCTCGGCTACGTCGTCGGCGACGTGATGCCGAACCACGGCCGCGACATCGGGCACATCAAGGACCTCGCCGTCAGGCCCGACGCCCGCGGCGAGGGCCTCGGACGCCGACTGCTGCGCGAGGCGCTCCTCTCGCTGTCGCTGTCGGGCGCCGTCGTCGTGAAGCTCGAAGTCCGGGAGGGGAACGACCCCGCGCGGTCGCTGTACCGCGAGGAGGGGTTCGAGCCGACGCGGCGCGTGCCGAACTACTACAACGACGGCGAGGACGCCCTCATCCTCGTCACCGAGGTCGGCGAGTAG
- a CDS encoding DUF5811 family protein — translation MNGNNPYAGAPGVVDAGKPEDVDLSSAQVRRLRSAVAGIVSRTEAYLPEGYAVGSELTYGANGPQATVAVRPPAGRPVSAGFTPDEEDLESGLTDEDRDEVARGLAASAAFQVMNTVGDGLTPTAR, via the coding sequence ATGAACGGAAACAATCCGTACGCGGGCGCGCCCGGCGTCGTGGACGCGGGCAAGCCCGAGGACGTCGACCTCTCGTCAGCGCAGGTACGCCGGCTCCGCAGCGCCGTCGCCGGCATCGTCTCGCGGACGGAGGCGTATCTGCCCGAGGGCTACGCGGTCGGTTCCGAGCTCACCTACGGCGCCAACGGCCCGCAGGCGACCGTCGCCGTCCGTCCCCCCGCGGGTCGCCCGGTCAGCGCGGGCTTTACCCCCGACGAGGAAGACCTCGAATCGGGGCTCACAGACGAGGACCGCGACGAGGTGGCCCGCGGCCTCGCCGCCTCCGCCGCCTTCCAGGTGATGAATACCGTCGGCGACGGCCTCACGCCGACGGCGCGGTAG
- a CDS encoding CPBP family intramembrane glutamic endopeptidase has translation MASDARSLEDPRTHLRALGGALVVVVLVVLLASVAVSLGYPLIDAAGIARDGALGLALRSAFQFVGFGVAGVGYLVVTDQTDLVTVRFPTRADAKWLAGGFVALLGLYLAVSGVLTALGIEGAESTIVMQGSDQPVYFLYLIPVTILLVGPMEELIFRGIVQGLFRRAYGPAVAVAAASAVFAAVHLTSYSGEGLLATLATVLVLGGVLGIVYEKCRNLVVPAVVHGLFNTVQFLAVYATTTGVVSGW, from the coding sequence ATGGCATCTGACGCCCGCTCGCTTGAGGACCCGCGGACGCACCTCCGCGCGCTCGGGGGCGCACTCGTCGTCGTCGTGCTCGTGGTGCTGCTGGCGTCGGTCGCGGTGTCGCTCGGCTACCCGCTCATCGACGCGGCCGGTATCGCCCGCGACGGCGCCCTGGGGCTGGCGCTCCGCAGCGCGTTCCAGTTCGTCGGCTTCGGCGTCGCCGGCGTCGGCTACCTCGTCGTCACCGACCAGACGGACCTGGTCACGGTGCGGTTCCCGACCCGCGCGGACGCGAAGTGGCTCGCGGGCGGCTTCGTCGCGCTGCTCGGACTCTACCTCGCGGTCTCGGGCGTCCTCACGGCGCTCGGGATCGAGGGCGCCGAGAGCACCATCGTGATGCAGGGCAGCGACCAGCCGGTCTACTTCCTCTATCTGATCCCGGTGACGATCCTGCTGGTCGGGCCGATGGAGGAGCTGATCTTCCGGGGGATCGTCCAGGGGCTGTTCCGACGGGCCTACGGCCCCGCCGTCGCCGTCGCGGCCGCGAGCGCGGTGTTCGCGGCGGTCCACCTGACGTCCTACTCGGGGGAGGGCCTCCTGGCGACGCTCGCGACGGTCCTCGTGCTCGGGGGCGTCCTCGGGATCGTCTACGAGAAGTGCCGGAACCTCGTGGTGCCCGCGGTGGTCCACGGGCTCTTCAACACGGTGCAGTTCCTCGCCGTCTACGCGACGACCACCGGAGTCGTCAGCGGCTGGTGA
- the infB gene encoding translation initiation factor IF-2 — protein sequence MSDTDAVEGAEADEADGLRTPIVAVLGHVDHGKTTLLDTIRGSAVSEGEAGAITQHIGATAVPLETVSEMAGDLVDPTDFDLPGLLFIDTPGHHSFTTLRSRGGALADIAVVVVDVNDGFQPQTIEALEILQRTGTPFVVAANKIDTTPGWNPNDGAPIQATYEQQSEGARGRLDENLYEIIGDLSDEGFSADLYWRVQNFTKNVGVVPLSAITSEGVPDLLAVLMGLSQRYMKEQMAIDVTGPGAGTVLEVKDERGFGATVDVVLYDGSIRADDEIVVGGVDGPIVTEVRALLQPRPNAEIRVEKRFDKVDEVRAAAGIKVAAPELDDAMAGAPIRVIRDRDRADVIEEVEAELAEIQVSTEEEGVVVKADTLGSLEAMANALREVEIPILRAEVGDIAPRDVAVASTANETKHKAILGFNVDVLSNAEDELDESDVTLFADDVIYQLVEEYEEFVDELERAQQETVLDKIVRPCRFRILEDHVFRQSDPAVVGVEVLSGTLKNNQRVVKWEGNEPTRVGQLSGIQEQGEDVSEARSGTRVSVAIDGPTVGRQIEEGDELWIELPEKHAKILEQELSDDIPADELEALTGYLDKHRKRDPFWGK from the coding sequence ATGTCTGACACCGACGCCGTCGAGGGGGCCGAAGCCGACGAAGCGGACGGACTGCGGACGCCGATCGTCGCCGTGCTCGGTCACGTCGACCACGGCAAGACGACGCTCTTGGATACGATCCGCGGCTCCGCCGTGAGCGAGGGTGAAGCCGGCGCGATCACCCAGCACATCGGCGCGACCGCCGTTCCGTTGGAGACGGTCTCGGAGATGGCGGGCGACCTAGTCGATCCGACCGACTTCGACCTTCCCGGGCTCCTCTTCATCGACACGCCCGGCCACCACTCGTTCACGACGCTGCGCTCCCGCGGCGGGGCGCTCGCCGACATCGCGGTCGTCGTCGTCGACGTCAACGACGGCTTCCAGCCGCAGACGATCGAGGCGCTGGAGATCCTCCAGCGCACCGGCACGCCGTTCGTCGTCGCCGCCAACAAGATCGACACCACCCCGGGCTGGAACCCCAACGACGGCGCGCCCATCCAGGCCACCTACGAACAGCAGTCCGAGGGCGCCCGGGGCCGCCTCGACGAGAACCTCTATGAGATCATCGGCGATCTCTCCGACGAGGGCTTTTCGGCCGACCTCTACTGGCGCGTCCAGAACTTCACGAAGAACGTCGGCGTCGTGCCCCTCTCGGCGATCACGAGCGAGGGCGTCCCGGACCTGCTTGCGGTCCTGATGGGCCTCTCCCAGCGGTACATGAAAGAGCAGATGGCCATCGACGTCACCGGCCCCGGCGCGGGGACGGTCCTGGAGGTGAAAGACGAGCGGGGGTTCGGCGCGACCGTCGACGTCGTCCTCTACGACGGGAGCATCCGCGCGGACGACGAGATCGTCGTCGGCGGCGTCGACGGCCCGATCGTCACCGAGGTCCGGGCCCTCCTCCAGCCCCGACCGAACGCCGAGATCCGCGTCGAAAAGCGGTTCGACAAGGTCGACGAGGTGCGCGCGGCGGCGGGGATCAAGGTCGCCGCGCCCGAACTCGACGACGCGATGGCGGGCGCCCCGATCCGGGTGATCCGCGACCGCGACAGAGCGGACGTGATCGAGGAGGTCGAGGCCGAACTCGCGGAGATCCAGGTCTCGACCGAGGAGGAGGGCGTCGTCGTCAAGGCCGACACGCTCGGCAGCCTGGAGGCGATGGCGAACGCCCTGCGCGAGGTCGAGATCCCCATCCTCCGCGCGGAGGTGGGCGACATCGCGCCCCGCGACGTCGCGGTCGCCTCGACCGCCAACGAGACGAAGCACAAGGCGATCCTCGGCTTCAACGTCGACGTCCTCTCGAACGCCGAGGACGAACTCGACGAGAGCGACGTGACGCTGTTCGCCGACGACGTCATCTACCAGCTCGTCGAGGAGTACGAGGAGTTCGTCGACGAACTCGAACGCGCCCAACAGGAGACCGTCCTCGACAAGATCGTCCGGCCGTGTCGCTTCCGCATCCTCGAAGACCACGTCTTCCGACAGTCGGACCCCGCGGTCGTCGGCGTCGAGGTGCTCTCGGGCACGCTGAAGAACAACCAACGGGTCGTGAAGTGGGAGGGCAACGAACCCACCCGCGTCGGCCAGCTCTCGGGGATCCAAGAGCAGGGCGAGGACGTCTCGGAGGCGCGCTCGGGGACGCGCGTGTCGGTCGCCATCGACGGGCCCACCGTGGGCCGCCAGATCGAGGAGGGCGACGAGCTGTGGATCGAGCTCCCCGAGAAGCACGCGAAGATCCTCGAACAGGAGCTGTCGGACGACATCCCCGCCGACGAGCTGGAGGCGCTGACGGGCTACCTCGACAAACACCGAAAGCGCGACCCGTTCTGGGGCAAATAG